One Phycisphaeraceae bacterium genomic window carries:
- the gltX gene encoding glutamate--tRNA ligase: MAHVVTRFAPSPTGWLHVGGARTALFCYAFAKRGGGSFLLRIEDTDQARSSEDFTRGILVDMAWLGIAWDEGPAFTDSKGVRFGGDPRSVAPFEQSRRLDLYNQYLDRLIAEGKAYAAFEKPEELEAKRKAAIARKEPYRYDRAALEIPADERARRVAAGEPHVVRFLCPDEEVLVVDEVLGEVRVGPGEVDDFVIRKADGFPTYHFSVVIDDELMGVTHVLRGQEHLYNTPKHVALQRALGFRTPKFAHMPLIFNMEGAKMSKRERDQAARKAAKDAGLSSSPTPALDDASFGVWLNDKTKQLPPEQLEPLAEALGLLLPEVTVNDFRRAGYLPEVITNFIALLGWSPPPEAGENIEKFDIGFLVKWFDLGRIGKSNSRFDRKKLLAFNTDAIAAMPDDEFARRWREWCEAHAPAIASQITGDAFTTLASAVRPRCKTFLDAAEQGRFALAESDRVVYDAKSVEKNLTKNEGEGLRVLRELRGAIAGIGRFDAASVSAALESFAESRALGMGKVAQPLRVALTGSTISPPIGETLAVLGKDRTLARIDACLAAHA, encoded by the coding sequence ATGGCCCATGTCGTCACCCGTTTCGCCCCCTCGCCCACCGGCTGGCTCCATGTCGGCGGCGCCCGCACCGCGCTCTTCTGCTACGCCTTCGCGAAGCGCGGGGGCGGGTCCTTCCTTCTTCGCATCGAAGACACCGATCAGGCGCGCTCCAGCGAGGACTTCACGCGTGGCATCCTCGTCGACATGGCGTGGCTCGGCATCGCGTGGGACGAGGGCCCGGCCTTCACCGACTCCAAGGGCGTCCGCTTCGGGGGCGACCCGCGCTCTGTCGCGCCCTTCGAGCAGAGCAGGCGACTCGATCTGTACAACCAGTACCTCGATCGCCTGATCGCCGAAGGGAAGGCCTACGCCGCCTTCGAGAAGCCCGAGGAGCTGGAGGCCAAGCGAAAGGCGGCCATCGCGCGCAAGGAGCCGTACCGCTACGACCGCGCCGCGCTCGAGATCCCTGCCGACGAGCGCGCCCGGCGGGTGGCGGCGGGCGAGCCCCATGTCGTGCGTTTCCTGTGCCCCGACGAAGAGGTTCTGGTCGTCGACGAGGTGCTGGGCGAGGTGCGCGTCGGCCCGGGCGAGGTCGACGACTTCGTGATCCGCAAGGCCGACGGCTTCCCGACCTACCACTTCAGCGTCGTGATCGACGACGAGCTGATGGGCGTGACCCACGTGCTGCGCGGTCAGGAGCACCTGTACAACACGCCCAAGCACGTCGCGCTGCAGCGCGCGCTGGGGTTCCGCACGCCCAAGTTCGCGCACATGCCCCTCATCTTCAACATGGAGGGGGCGAAGATGAGCAAGCGCGAGCGCGACCAGGCGGCGCGCAAGGCGGCGAAAGACGCCGGGCTCTCGTCGTCGCCCACGCCCGCGCTCGACGACGCGTCGTTCGGCGTCTGGCTCAACGACAAAACCAAGCAGCTCCCGCCAGAGCAGCTCGAGCCCCTGGCCGAGGCGCTGGGCCTGCTGCTGCCCGAGGTCACGGTCAACGATTTCCGGCGCGCCGGCTACCTGCCCGAGGTCATCACGAACTTCATTGCGCTGCTCGGCTGGTCGCCCCCGCCCGAGGCGGGCGAGAACATCGAGAAATTCGACATCGGCTTCCTCGTGAAGTGGTTCGATCTTGGGCGCATCGGGAAGAGCAACTCTCGCTTCGATCGCAAGAAGCTGCTCGCGTTCAACACCGACGCGATCGCGGCCATGCCCGACGACGAGTTCGCCCGGCGCTGGCGCGAATGGTGCGAGGCGCACGCGCCGGCCATCGCCTCGCAGATCACGGGCGACGCGTTCACGACGCTCGCGTCGGCTGTCCGCCCGCGCTGCAAGACCTTCCTCGACGCCGCCGAGCAGGGCCGCTTCGCGCTCGCCGAGAGCGACCGCGTGGTCTACGACGCGAAGTCGGTCGAGAAGAACCTCACGAAGAACGAGGGCGAGGGGCTGAGAGTCCTGCGCGAGCTGCGCGGCGCGATCGCCGGGATCGGCCGGTTCGACGCCGCCTCGGTGAGCGCGGCGCTCGAATCGTTCGCGGAGTCTCGCGCGCTGGGCATGGGCAAGGTCGCCCAGCCCCTGCGCGTGGCGCTCACGGGATCGACGATCAGCCCGCCCATCGGCGAGACGCTCGCGGTGCTCGGGAAGGATCGCACGCTCGCGCGGATCGACGCGTGCCTGGCGGCCCACGCCTGA
- the ppk1 gene encoding polyphosphate kinase 1, with amino-acid sequence MSTARSSQPDLRITPDAEPLAPLRPASAPAQTATPEELASAIQAIPAEQRYLNREVQWLRFNKRVLEMAQDERNPLLERVKFLAIFHNNLDEYFMKRVGGLKRQVAASVMRRSPDGLTPGEQLDAIRRIVVDLIAQGAECYEHDLVPSLAREGVQIIPIENATDEERARLEAWFRKSVFPVLTPLAVDPGHRFPFISNLSISIGVMVSSPDRADESLFARVKVPNSIPRMVRTDEPGAPFVPPTADRPLRLVLLTDVIRTNLDDLFPGMTIQQVMPFRVTRNADIEHDAEDADDLIDTIESEMKLRRFARAVRLELNAKPEPSFLEFLSEGLALHPGDIYERGGPMDYSALFQIASLAIPHLRFPSWTPVVPTRLADEDADIFSVIRRGDVLVHHPYDSFGASTERFIKAAARDKDTLAIKQTIYRTSADSPFVPELARAAENGKAVACLVEVRARFDEMNNVERAKELEKHGVHVAYGVMGLKTHTKISLIVRREADAPGGLRCYAHVGTGNYNSRTAELYTDLGLLTCDPEITEDVIDLFNYLTGRSRKRDYKRLLVAPNTMRKRFIEMIDRETEIARAGGRGVIKAKMNQLEDAQIIDKLYEASCAGVKIDLIVRGFGCLRAGVPGMSENITLVSSMGRFLEHSRIFHFGAGKDDPTEGEWYIGSADWMYRNLDYRVEAITPVLDPVARRKLHDIVEADLSDHRDLWQMQPDGSFVQRRPPADADPMSAAAMGSFAYLMHKTAQDSVKG; translated from the coding sequence AGCAGCGGTACCTCAACCGCGAGGTGCAGTGGCTCCGCTTCAACAAGCGCGTGCTCGAGATGGCGCAGGACGAGCGCAACCCGCTCCTCGAGCGCGTGAAGTTCCTTGCGATCTTCCACAACAACCTCGACGAGTACTTCATGAAGCGCGTGGGCGGCCTGAAGCGCCAGGTCGCCGCCAGCGTCATGCGCCGCTCGCCCGATGGGCTGACGCCGGGCGAGCAGCTCGACGCGATCCGGCGCATCGTGGTCGACCTCATCGCGCAGGGCGCCGAGTGCTACGAGCACGACCTCGTCCCCTCGCTCGCGCGCGAGGGCGTGCAGATCATCCCGATCGAGAACGCCACCGACGAGGAACGAGCGCGCCTCGAGGCGTGGTTCCGCAAGAGTGTCTTCCCGGTGCTGACGCCCCTGGCTGTCGACCCGGGCCATCGCTTCCCGTTCATCTCGAACCTGAGCATCTCGATCGGCGTCATGGTGTCGAGCCCGGACCGCGCCGACGAATCGCTCTTCGCGCGCGTGAAGGTGCCGAACTCGATCCCGCGCATGGTTCGCACCGACGAGCCCGGCGCGCCGTTCGTCCCCCCAACCGCCGACCGTCCGCTGCGACTCGTGCTGCTGACCGATGTCATCCGCACCAACCTCGACGACCTCTTCCCCGGCATGACGATCCAGCAGGTGATGCCCTTCCGCGTCACGCGCAACGCCGACATCGAGCACGACGCCGAGGACGCCGACGACCTGATCGACACCATCGAGAGTGAGATGAAACTGCGCCGCTTCGCGCGCGCCGTCCGCCTCGAACTCAACGCGAAGCCCGAGCCGTCGTTCCTCGAGTTCCTCTCCGAGGGCCTCGCCCTGCACCCCGGCGACATCTACGAGCGCGGCGGGCCGATGGACTACTCGGCCCTCTTCCAGATCGCGTCCCTCGCGATCCCCCACCTCCGGTTCCCCTCCTGGACGCCCGTGGTCCCCACGCGCCTGGCCGACGAGGACGCCGACATCTTCTCCGTCATCCGGCGCGGCGACGTGCTCGTGCACCACCCCTACGACTCCTTCGGCGCGAGCACCGAGCGGTTCATCAAGGCCGCGGCCCGCGACAAGGACACGCTCGCGATCAAGCAGACGATCTATCGCACCAGCGCCGACTCCCCCTTCGTGCCCGAGCTGGCCCGCGCCGCCGAGAACGGCAAGGCGGTCGCCTGCCTGGTCGAGGTCCGCGCCCGCTTCGACGAGATGAACAACGTCGAGCGCGCCAAAGAACTCGAGAAGCACGGCGTGCACGTGGCCTACGGCGTGATGGGCCTTAAGACCCACACCAAGATCTCGCTCATCGTCCGGCGCGAGGCCGACGCGCCTGGCGGTCTGCGCTGCTACGCGCACGTCGGCACCGGCAACTACAACTCGCGCACCGCCGAGCTCTACACCGACCTGGGCCTGCTGACCTGCGACCCGGAGATCACCGAGGACGTGATCGACCTGTTCAACTACCTGACCGGCCGGTCGCGCAAGCGCGACTACAAGCGCCTGCTCGTCGCCCCCAACACGATGCGAAAGCGGTTCATCGAGATGATCGACCGCGAGACCGAGATCGCGCGCGCCGGGGGCAGGGGCGTCATCAAGGCGAAGATGAACCAGCTCGAAGACGCGCAGATCATCGACAAGCTCTACGAGGCGTCCTGCGCCGGCGTCAAGATCGACCTGATCGTCCGCGGCTTCGGCTGCCTGCGCGCCGGCGTGCCCGGCATGAGCGAGAACATCACGCTCGTCTCGAGCATGGGGCGTTTCCTCGAGCACTCGCGCATCTTCCACTTCGGCGCAGGCAAGGACGACCCCACCGAGGGCGAGTGGTACATCGGCAGCGCGGACTGGATGTACCGCAACCTCGACTACCGCGTCGAGGCGATCACCCCGGTCCTCGACCCGGTCGCGCGCCGCAAACTGCACGACATCGTCGAGGCCGACCTCTCCGATCACCGAGACCTGTGGCAGATGCAGCCCGACGGCTCGTTCGTGCAGCGACGCCCCCCGGCCGACGCCGACCCGATGAGCGCCGCGGCGATGGGCTCCTTCGCCTATCTCATGCACAAAACCGCGCAGGACAGCGTCAAGGGCTGA